From Patescibacteria group bacterium, the proteins below share one genomic window:
- a CDS encoding UDP-3-O-acyl-N-acetylglucosamine deacetylase, translating to MIKNINRPAAEFVLLEEQETTLDRPVGLDGISVKGKPCRAEILPASAGHGVVFDVAGVLVPATLAAVVPGSLHTTVIGAAGATVRTVEHLLAAFAGLGLDNALIKVGADGIPFHDFSAQYFAERLASGGRRALEARRQGIRINEPISFTEEDGAREVAFRPSVAGRAIAEAITEFPAPVGRQIARFVHGETDFSQEVAWARSFVRTPLDAAGDKWSRVRRIFPMLPDDPAKSPLIAFDGNGYLTPLRQPDELGRHKLLDFLGDYFLLGRRVIGEVRLLKPGHAFNVDTARRLLELASAAGRG from the coding sequence ATGATCAAAAATATCAACAGACCGGCGGCGGAGTTCGTGCTGCTGGAGGAACAGGAAACGACACTGGACCGGCCGGTCGGACTGGACGGCATTTCCGTCAAAGGCAAGCCTTGCCGCGCCGAGATCCTGCCGGCCTCGGCCGGCCACGGCGTGGTTTTTGACGTGGCCGGAGTGCTCGTACCGGCGACCCTCGCGGCCGTCGTTCCCGGATCGCTCCACACCACCGTCATCGGCGCCGCGGGCGCGACCGTGCGGACCGTCGAACATCTGCTGGCCGCCTTCGCCGGACTCGGCCTCGATAACGCGCTTATCAAGGTCGGCGCTGACGGCATTCCGTTCCATGATTTTTCGGCGCAATATTTCGCCGAGCGCCTGGCGTCCGGCGGCCGGCGCGCGCTGGAAGCGCGGCGGCAGGGCATCAGGATCAATGAACCGATCAGCTTCACCGAAGAAGACGGAGCTCGCGAGGTCGCGTTCCGTCCGTCCGTCGCCGGCCGCGCGATCGCGGAAGCGATCACGGAATTTCCCGCGCCGGTCGGCCGACAGATCGCGCGCTTCGTTCATGGCGAGACGGATTTCAGCCAGGAGGTCGCCTGGGCCCGGAGTTTCGTGCGCACGCCGCTCGACGCCGCCGGCGATAAATGGTCGCGCGTGCGCCGGATCTTTCCCATGCTGCCGGACGATCCGGCCAAGTCGCCGCTCATCGCTTTTGACGGCAACGGCTACCTGACGCCGCTCCGCCAGCCGGACGAACTCGGCCGCCACAAGCTGCTGGATTTTCTCGGCGATTATTTCCTGCTCGGCCGGCGCGTCATCGGCGAGGTTAGACTGCTCAAGCCGGGCCACGCGTTCAATGTCGATACCGCGCGGCGGCTGCTTGAGCTGGCTTCGGCAGCCGGTCGAGGCTGA
- a CDS encoding SUMF1/EgtB/PvdO family nonheme iron enzyme codes for MTLIDNLLSNLGFVHLAGGPVRLGTDRPLPCRFEGFRRNETPVRELLVGPFWIARCCVTNAEFERFKPQHRRPLTSPLDGHPVTDVTYLEALDFAAAAASRLGVAAALPTEAQWLFAAAPYGLEFPWGDEPDRSRCRTRGPGVAGPLEAADASLGLNWCGLCHIVGNVQQLTLGHYAAPGSLGAASDGAYCIVKGGDWKLCKHSAGVQRRGLADVAGRAPTVGFRLVVNL; via the coding sequence ATGACACTCATCGACAATCTGCTCTCGAACCTCGGTTTCGTTCATCTTGCCGGCGGACCAGTGCGGCTCGGCACCGACCGTCCCCTGCCCTGCCGTTTCGAAGGCTTCCGGCGCAACGAGACGCCGGTTCGCGAACTACTGGTCGGACCTTTCTGGATCGCCCGGTGCTGCGTGACCAACGCCGAATTCGAACGGTTCAAACCGCAGCATCGCCGGCCGCTGACCTCGCCGCTCGATGGCCATCCGGTCACGGACGTCACTTATCTCGAGGCTCTGGATTTCGCCGCCGCGGCCGCGAGTCGGCTCGGCGTCGCCGCGGCCCTGCCGACCGAAGCGCAGTGGCTGTTCGCCGCCGCGCCGTACGGACTCGAGTTCCCCTGGGGCGACGAACCGGACCGCAGCCGCTGCCGGACGCGCGGCCCCGGCGTCGCGGGCCCGCTCGAAGCCGCCGACGCCAGCCTGGGACTCAACTGGTGCGGCCTCTGCCACATCGTCGGCAACGTCCAGCAGCTGACCCTCGGCCACTACGCCGCGCCCGGATCGCTCGGCGCCGCGTCGGACGGCGCGTACTGCATCGTCAAAGGCGGCGACTGGAAACTGTGCAAACACTCGGCCGGCGTCCAGCGCCGCGGCCTCGCGGACGTCGCCGGGCGGGCTCCGACCGTCGGTTTCCGCCTGGTGGTCAATCTTTAG
- a CDS encoding HAD family phosphatase yields the protein MPTWRCRVAITTILSDLGNVVVDYDNQKMYESFAALSGRKPEDVERILFGCEADESYLIARYSLGQINSRQFHCAFMHALGLCGSQRAHQVFMTAFCDVFTPNRQVIGLWRHLRRQGITLTAVSNIEQLRHIWLKHLDIMKLFDHEVVSYVEGLLKPSEEFMVRALDLSGAMAEETVFIDDIAANLVPAAKLGIHTHCYRDFDKLVEFLQGLGLPVG from the coding sequence ATGCCAACCTGGAGGTGCCGCGTGGCCATCACTACGATCCTGTCCGATCTCGGCAACGTCGTCGTGGATTACGACAATCAGAAGATGTACGAGTCCTTCGCCGCCCTGTCCGGCAGGAAACCGGAGGATGTCGAACGCATCCTGTTCGGCTGCGAGGCTGACGAGAGCTATCTCATCGCCCGCTATTCCCTGGGTCAGATCAACTCCAGGCAGTTCCATTGCGCTTTCATGCACGCGCTGGGATTGTGCGGTTCGCAACGTGCCCATCAGGTCTTCATGACGGCTTTCTGCGACGTCTTTACGCCGAACCGGCAGGTGATCGGACTATGGCGGCATTTGCGCCGGCAGGGGATCACGCTCACCGCGGTTTCGAACATCGAGCAGCTCCGGCATATCTGGTTGAAGCATTTGGACATCATGAAGCTTTTCGATCATGAGGTCGTGTCGTACGTCGAAGGGCTACTCAAACCGTCGGAGGAATTCATGGTCCGGGCACTCGATCTTTCCGGCGCTATGGCCGAGGAAACGGTCTTCATCGACGATATCGCCGCCAACCTCGTGCCCGCGGCGAAGCTCGGCATCCACACGCACTGCTATCGCGACTTCGACAAGCTCGTTGAGTTTCTACAAGGTCTCGGTCTGCCGGTAGGCTGA
- a CDS encoding glucose-1-phosphate thymidylyltransferase, with the protein MKALITAGGRATRLRPITYTINKHLISLANKPMLFYAIEKIAEVGVKEIGININPGDTEIPKVVGDGSRWGVKITYIEQTGGPKGLAHILKMAQSFLGDEPFIFYLGDNIILGSISRFVEKFRKDKVNGLLALSKVKDPQRFGVPELKDGRIVRVDEKPAHPKSDYAVTGIYVYDNTVFNAVDAIQPSARGEYEISDVHTWLIEHGHSIGYEEITGWWKDTGKPEDLLEGNQLLLTELSPADAKIESEIPDGAVVQGKVAIGKNCKLGTRVLIRGPVVIGVGCVIENSYIGPYTSIGNNVEIYNTEIEHSVIFDDTDINCSRRIVDSLIGQNATIVSSNSSLPLGHKLIIGDNAVVEL; encoded by the coding sequence ATGAAAGCACTCATCACCGCCGGCGGCCGCGCCACCAGGCTTCGGCCCATCACTTACACCATCAACAAACATCTCATCAGCCTGGCGAACAAGCCGATGCTGTTTTACGCTATCGAAAAGATCGCCGAGGTGGGCGTGAAGGAGATTGGTATCAATATTAATCCGGGCGACACAGAGATCCCCAAGGTGGTCGGCGATGGCAGCCGCTGGGGCGTGAAGATTACTTACATCGAGCAGACCGGCGGTCCCAAAGGCCTGGCCCACATCCTCAAGATGGCACAGTCATTTTTAGGCGACGAGCCGTTCATTTTCTATCTCGGAGACAATATCATCCTCGGCAGCATCAGCCGCTTCGTAGAGAAGTTCAGGAAAGACAAGGTCAATGGCTTGTTGGCGCTCTCCAAGGTCAAGGATCCGCAGCGGTTCGGCGTGCCGGAATTGAAGGATGGACGCATCGTTCGGGTGGACGAAAAGCCGGCTCATCCCAAGAGCGATTACGCCGTCACCGGCATCTATGTTTACGACAACACTGTTTTCAATGCCGTCGACGCCATCCAGCCGTCGGCCCGCGGCGAGTACGAGATTTCCGACGTTCACACCTGGCTCATCGAGCATGGTCACTCCATCGGCTACGAGGAGATCACCGGCTGGTGGAAGGATACGGGCAAGCCGGAGGATCTGCTCGAAGGCAATCAGCTGCTGCTGACGGAATTGTCGCCGGCGGACGCTAAGATCGAGTCCGAGATCCCGGATGGCGCGGTGGTTCAGGGCAAGGTCGCGATCGGCAAGAACTGCAAACTTGGTACCCGCGTCCTGATCCGCGGACCGGTGGTTATCGGCGTAGGTTGCGTCATCGAGAACAGTTACATCGGCCCCTACACGTCCATCGGCAACAACGTGGAGATCTACAATACCGAGATCGAGCATTCCGTCATCTTCGACGATACCGACATCAATTGCTCCCGCCGAATCGTGGACAGCCTGATCGGGCAGAACGCCACCATAGTTTCTTCGAACTCGTCGCTGCCGCTCGGCCACAAGCTCATCATCGGCGACAACGCCGTCGTGGAATTATAG
- a CDS encoding HAD family hydrolase, producing the protein MKAVKKNVAARQAKPEKWVICFDLDDTLLPTNFRYHEASWKCGLIIARALGTTSVSPLEIIQLQSRIDEELLSTYGFQIERFPQSWVRTYEYFCDRLGVEPNAAVSARLYNTASHFKYGPFRSFAGMKALLQRLRRSGCRLHLITMGVDHLQRRKVRQAGLEKCFETIQITARDKRSAMAEILRQAQSRPVMMVGDSLKSDMRPAKELGITTVWISHPLQDPSAVKPDHSIRSVHELPKLLEKLPAARRGKKRY; encoded by the coding sequence GTGAAAGCTGTAAAAAAGAATGTCGCCGCTCGCCAGGCCAAGCCTGAAAAATGGGTCATCTGTTTCGATCTCGACGATACGCTCCTGCCGACGAATTTCCGTTATCATGAGGCGTCGTGGAAATGCGGCTTGATCATCGCCCGAGCCTTGGGCACGACCAGCGTGTCGCCGCTCGAGATCATCCAGCTGCAGTCCAGGATCGACGAGGAGCTGCTCTCGACCTACGGTTTCCAGATCGAGCGCTTTCCGCAGAGCTGGGTCCGGACCTACGAGTATTTCTGCGACCGGCTCGGCGTCGAGCCGAATGCGGCGGTGAGCGCCCGGCTCTACAACACCGCGAGCCATTTCAAGTACGGGCCGTTCCGGTCTTTCGCCGGCATGAAAGCGCTGCTCCAGCGCCTGCGCCGGTCCGGCTGCCGCCTGCATCTGATCACCATGGGCGTCGATCATCTGCAGCGCCGCAAGGTCCGGCAGGCCGGACTCGAAAAATGTTTCGAGACCATCCAGATCACGGCCCGCGACAAGCGATCCGCGATGGCCGAGATCCTGAGGCAGGCCCAATCCCGGCCGGTGATGATGGTCGGGGACTCGCTCAAAAGCGATATGCGGCCCGCGAAAGAACTCGGGATCACGACCGTCTGGATCAGCCATCCGTTGCAGGATCCGTCCGCCGTGAAACCGGATCATTCGATCCGCAGCGTGCACGAGCTGCCGAAGCTGCTCGAAAAGCTGCCGGCGGCGCGACGCGGCAAAAAGCGATACTGA
- a CDS encoding PEGA domain-containing protein — protein MMSLKQRRLVLILFLAIFAVTAPTVILATKGYRYNWKKARLEKTGVLRVNSQPEGAAIRLNGELYAEPTPASVFRLLPQEYEVSLEKAGYFTWKKKLEVWSGSTTFAEKVILIRNSYPRLLEERPLSRIVFDSRQKLSAEISETAGWTELSVTDRSKDRRTTLARFDAGRFAAIDLNWSPDSERILFTGLADDGRTEIMVYPADGSEPLLLAETKNRLVAAHGARWSADGKRVILAAASGIFSANAADGTISPLYGDANFADAIESDGALYLLRTDPAAAVLLDAGTGTGDAPESIVTLQSGKYRFLEASGRWLVIKDLDRGKLHLIDLKNKSAFGPFTADRIRWEKPDGGRLLLWNDFEISVFDPGTGQREVVTRLSTRINDCLWHPGGQNIIYATAAGLKTIEVDGRDQRNVHDLSPLADCDNLTIDNAGKLLWYLGNAGNRRGLYEQDL, from the coding sequence ATGATGAGCCTAAAACAACGCCGCCTGGTCCTGATCCTGTTCCTCGCTATTTTTGCCGTCACGGCTCCGACCGTGATCCTCGCGACCAAAGGCTACCGTTATAATTGGAAGAAAGCGCGCCTCGAAAAGACCGGCGTGCTGCGGGTGAATTCGCAGCCGGAGGGCGCGGCCATCAGGCTGAACGGCGAGCTCTACGCCGAACCGACCCCGGCCTCGGTCTTCAGGCTGCTGCCGCAGGAATATGAGGTCAGCCTGGAGAAGGCGGGTTATTTCACCTGGAAGAAAAAATTGGAGGTCTGGAGCGGCTCGACGACCTTTGCCGAAAAAGTGATCCTGATTCGGAACTCCTATCCGCGACTGCTCGAAGAACGGCCGCTGAGCCGGATCGTCTTCGACAGCCGCCAGAAACTGTCGGCTGAGATCAGCGAGACCGCCGGCTGGACGGAACTCTCCGTCACCGACCGGTCAAAGGACCGCCGCACGACCCTCGCCCGCTTCGACGCCGGCCGTTTTGCCGCGATCGACTTGAACTGGTCGCCGGACAGCGAACGGATCCTCTTCACCGGACTCGCGGATGACGGCCGGACCGAGATCATGGTCTATCCAGCCGACGGCTCGGAGCCACTGCTGCTCGCCGAGACGAAAAACCGACTCGTGGCCGCGCACGGCGCGCGCTGGTCCGCGGATGGCAAACGGGTGATCCTCGCGGCCGCGTCCGGAATTTTCAGCGCTAACGCCGCTGACGGGACGATCAGTCCTCTGTACGGCGACGCCAACTTCGCCGATGCCATCGAGTCCGACGGCGCGCTTTATCTGCTCCGAACCGATCCCGCGGCCGCCGTCCTGCTCGACGCCGGCACCGGAACCGGGGATGCGCCGGAATCGATCGTCACCCTCCAGTCTGGTAAATATCGTTTCCTGGAAGCGTCCGGGCGCTGGCTCGTCATCAAGGACCTTGACCGCGGCAAACTGCATCTCATTGATCTCAAGAATAAGAGCGCTTTCGGACCGTTCACCGCCGACCGGATACGCTGGGAAAAGCCGGATGGCGGGCGTCTGCTGTTATGGAACGATTTTGAGATCTCAGTCTTCGACCCCGGAACCGGACAGCGCGAGGTCGTGACCCGTCTCAGCACGCGGATCAACGACTGCCTTTGGCATCCGGGCGGCCAGAACATCATCTACGCCACAGCAGCCGGACTCAAGACGATCGAGGTCGACGGCCGCGATCAGCGGAACGTCCACGACCTGTCGCCGCTCGCCGATTGCGATAATCTGACCATCGACAACGCCGGCAAACTGCTCTGGTACCTGGGCAACGCGGGCAACCGCCGCGGATTATACGAGCAGGATCTGTAG
- the murA gene encoding UDP-N-acetylglucosamine 1-carboxyvinyltransferase codes for MSTKSKRIMRPALAKTPMTACLALKPAVSRLVIRGGRPLDGEIRVGGMKNAVTPILAATLLLTKPCVLRNVPRLSDVERMLDILRSLGASVEWSSEHELVIDATKADIKKIDSRTVKSMRSSILFLGPLLARFNQVELPEPGGCIIGNRPIDTHLMALEALGAVIEKEDNLYRLKTSGLKGATIVLPEFSVTATENAMMAAVTARGRTTIKLAAAEPHVQDLGKFLNSAGAKIHGLGTHTLVIDGVAKLAGADHTVIPDQIEAGTFAVLGGLTKGTTRITGVEPEHLDLILSLLRRAGVRFEIERNALVIASQSSLNSFRLQTMPYPGFPTDLQAPFGVLATQCAGTTLIHDPMFESRLGYVNELIKMGANAVICDPHRVLISGPTPLYGQEIRGLDLRAGATLVIAGLIARGETVLHGAEIIDRGYENLDERLRALGADIVRLS; via the coding sequence ATGTCTACCAAGTCCAAAAGAATAATGAGACCGGCGCTTGCCAAAACGCCGATGACAGCCTGTCTGGCGCTGAAGCCGGCCGTTTCTCGGCTCGTCATCCGCGGTGGGCGGCCGCTCGACGGCGAGATCCGCGTCGGCGGCATGAAGAACGCCGTAACGCCGATCCTCGCGGCCACACTGCTCCTCACGAAGCCCTGCGTCCTCAGGAACGTGCCGCGCCTTTCGGATGTCGAACGGATGCTCGATATTCTGCGCTCGCTCGGCGCTTCTGTCGAGTGGTCGTCCGAACACGAGCTCGTGATCGACGCGACCAAAGCGGACATCAAGAAGATCGACTCCCGGACCGTGAAGAGCATGCGCTCGTCGATCCTGTTCCTGGGGCCGCTGCTCGCCAGGTTCAACCAGGTCGAACTGCCGGAGCCGGGCGGCTGCATCATCGGCAACCGGCCGATCGATACGCACCTCATGGCGCTCGAGGCGCTCGGCGCGGTTATTGAAAAAGAAGACAACCTCTATCGTCTGAAAACTTCCGGCCTGAAAGGGGCGACCATCGTCCTGCCGGAATTCTCGGTGACGGCGACGGAGAACGCCATGATGGCGGCGGTCACCGCGCGGGGCCGGACGACCATCAAGCTGGCCGCGGCTGAGCCGCACGTCCAGGACCTCGGCAAATTCCTGAATTCGGCCGGCGCCAAGATTCACGGACTCGGCACGCACACGCTCGTGATCGACGGCGTGGCCAAGCTTGCTGGCGCCGATCATACCGTGATCCCGGATCAGATCGAGGCTGGGACGTTCGCGGTGCTCGGCGGCCTGACCAAGGGGACCACGCGGATCACCGGCGTCGAACCGGAACACCTCGATCTCATCCTGTCGCTGCTGCGCCGCGCCGGGGTCCGGTTCGAGATCGAGCGCAACGCTCTGGTCATCGCCTCGCAATCCTCGCTGAACTCTTTCCGCCTGCAGACCATGCCGTATCCCGGCTTTCCGACCGATCTGCAGGCGCCGTTCGGCGTGCTGGCGACGCAGTGCGCCGGGACCACACTGATCCATGATCCGATGTTCGAGAGCCGGCTGGGTTACGTGAATGAACTCATCAAGATGGGCGCGAATGCCGTCATCTGCGATCCGCACCGGGTGCTGATCTCCGGACCGACGCCGCTTTATGGCCAGGAGATCCGCGGTCTCGATCTGCGCGCCGGAGCCACCCTCGTCATCGCCGGGCTCATCGCCCGCGGCGAGACGGTCCTGCATGGAGCCGAGATCATCGATCGCGGCTATGAGAATCTGGATGAACGCCTGCGCGCTTTGGGCGCGGATATCGTCCGGCTTTCCTGA
- a CDS encoding S41 family peptidase — MEQSSATPITTPAPNGRIGKNYRSGIIAAILLIGVFVGGVAVGSVRGSGAISPALKCEDRLVNRGVKGAISGQDVDFNEYWNVWQMLKQKHVSKKATDLDLFYGSLAGMVNSLGDPYSVFFDPKFASQFASELSGTFEGIGAELGVKNGQPTVIAPLPGTPAEKAGLMAGDKILTIDGVDTLNMALEDAVSRIRGEKGTTVKLLIGRKDSSENKELSIVRGTIYVESVKWRLEKKGSRRVGIITISRFNEDTTAKFREAVQALLLEAPDGVILDLRNNPGGFLDSAVDVAGEWVFHDTIVKEKMADGEIIENKSSGIARLADLPTIVLVNRGSASASEIVAGALQDHVKARIIGETTFGKGSVQDYTEFPDGSALKLTVALWLTPKDRVIDKDGIEPDDIVVLTTEDYENDRDPQLDRAFETLFAPSAAASAPVPAKSDLSDPTPAAR, encoded by the coding sequence ATGGAACAATCATCGGCAACCCCGATTACGACTCCCGCGCCGAACGGCCGGATCGGAAAAAATTATCGTTCCGGCATCATCGCCGCCATCCTGTTGATCGGCGTTTTCGTCGGCGGCGTCGCTGTCGGCAGCGTGCGCGGCTCCGGCGCGATCTCGCCGGCCCTGAAGTGCGAGGACCGACTGGTCAATCGCGGGGTTAAGGGCGCGATCAGCGGCCAGGATGTTGATTTCAACGAATACTGGAATGTTTGGCAGATGCTCAAACAAAAGCATGTCTCCAAGAAGGCCACTGACCTGGACCTGTTTTACGGTTCACTGGCTGGCATGGTCAATTCATTGGGCGATCCTTATTCTGTTTTCTTCGATCCGAAATTCGCCAGTCAGTTCGCGAGCGAGCTTTCCGGTACTTTCGAAGGCATTGGCGCTGAACTGGGCGTCAAGAATGGCCAACCCACCGTCATCGCGCCGCTTCCGGGTACGCCCGCGGAAAAGGCCGGGCTCATGGCCGGCGACAAGATCCTGACCATCGATGGCGTGGACACCCTGAACATGGCGCTCGAGGACGCGGTCTCCAGGATCCGCGGCGAGAAAGGGACTACGGTCAAACTGCTCATCGGCCGCAAGGACTCTTCGGAGAACAAGGAGCTGAGCATCGTTCGCGGCACGATTTACGTGGAATCGGTCAAGTGGCGGCTGGAGAAGAAAGGTTCCCGGCGCGTCGGTATCATCACTATCTCCCGGTTCAATGAGGATACTACGGCCAAATTCCGCGAGGCCGTGCAGGCGCTGCTTTTGGAAGCGCCCGATGGCGTCATTCTCGATCTGCGCAACAATCCCGGCGGCTTCCTGGATTCCGCCGTTGATGTGGCCGGCGAATGGGTTTTCCACGATACCATCGTCAAGGAAAAGATGGCCGATGGCGAGATCATCGAAAACAAATCTTCCGGCATCGCTCGGCTCGCCGATCTGCCGACGATCGTGCTCGTGAATCGCGGTTCAGCCTCCGCTTCGGAGATCGTCGCAGGCGCTCTGCAGGACCATGTCAAAGCCCGGATCATCGGCGAGACCACCTTCGGCAAGGGTTCGGTCCAGGATTATACCGAGTTTCCGGACGGTTCCGCGTTGAAGCTCACAGTCGCACTCTGGCTCACTCCCAAGGACCGAGTCATCGACAAGGATGGCATTGAACCCGATGATATCGTCGTTCTGACTACCGAGGATTACGAAAACGATCGTGATCCGCAGCTGGATAGGGCTTTTGAGACGCTCTTTGCCCCGTCCGCGGCCGCCAGCGCGCCGGTCCCGGCCAAATCAGATCTCTCCGATCCGACTCCGGCGGCGCGTTGA
- a CDS encoding NUDIX domain-containing protein, giving the protein MPGRTAARKKDRRPVRRIRTEISAGGIVFKLAPGGILLALMLDPFSKWAFAKGHVEKGETPAEAAVRETGEEMGLKDLRVIAPLGKIDFWFRDRYRPETKGVLIHKYVHYFLMQAPADAKGQPQKKEKIRRVIWLGLRQAIQRSSYRDVLPVLKRASAYFQDRRPMSRPTAIPVERGAK; this is encoded by the coding sequence ATGCCGGGTCGAACCGCCGCCAGAAAAAAAGACCGCCGGCCAGTGCGGCGGATCCGCACGGAGATCTCCGCCGGCGGGATCGTTTTCAAGCTGGCGCCGGGTGGAATATTGTTGGCGCTGATGCTCGATCCGTTCTCCAAATGGGCCTTCGCCAAGGGGCATGTCGAGAAAGGGGAGACGCCGGCTGAAGCCGCGGTCCGCGAGACTGGCGAAGAGATGGGGCTCAAAGATCTGCGCGTGATCGCGCCGCTCGGCAAGATCGATTTCTGGTTCCGCGACCGTTATCGTCCGGAGACCAAGGGAGTGCTCATCCATAAGTACGTCCATTATTTCCTGATGCAGGCTCCGGCTGACGCCAAGGGTCAGCCGCAGAAGAAGGAGAAGATCCGCCGCGTCATCTGGCTGGGGCTGCGGCAGGCGATCCAGCGTTCGAGTTATCGCGACGTGCTACCTGTCCTGAAGCGAGCGTCGGCTTACTTCCAGGACCGTCGTCCGATGTCACGGCCGACCGCAATTCCGGTCGAACGCGGAGCGAAGTGA
- the rpmA gene encoding 50S ribosomal protein L27, translating into MAHKKAGGSTSLGRDSQAQRLGVKLYEGQFAKTGAIIIRQRGTKFRPGKNVSKGSDDTLFASAAGIVSFSRKKVRKFDGSLVYARFVHVTPAK; encoded by the coding sequence CGGTTCAACATCATTAGGCCGGGATTCACAAGCACAGCGCCTTGGAGTCAAACTCTACGAGGGCCAGTTCGCCAAAACTGGAGCGATCATCATTCGTCAGCGCGGAACCAAATTCCGCCCGGGCAAGAACGTCTCCAAGGGCAGCGACGATACGCTGTTCGCCAGTGCCGCCGGCATCGTCAGTTTCAGCCGCAAGAAGGTCCGCAAATTCGACGGCAGCCTGGTTTACGCCCGCTTCGTCCACGTGACCCCGGCGAAATAA